From Kryptolebias marmoratus isolate JLee-2015 linkage group LG15, ASM164957v2, whole genome shotgun sequence, a single genomic window includes:
- the ahctf1 gene encoding protein ELYS isoform X2, whose amino-acid sequence MHNLTAQVTSSLLPFSGVTVDALGEDEISLDCVLQGKFTLGRSELAWLACGPHLEVVHAVTGERLSAYCFSDGGEHPPRVLAARDFSWLKRSGLLIGLEEAEGSVLCLYDLGLSRVVKAVVIPGRITAIEPLVSYGGASTSTQHLHQSLRWFFGVATVVTDLGHVLLVDLCLDDLSCSQSEQEASDLQVVTKSPADIPRLREVSTRQGRHLCLQLHGPGGVGVTALQYISRTNQLAVGFSDGYLHLWNMKTLKKEYYSQLEGGRVPVHAFTFQEPENDPRNCCYLWAVQSSQDLEGDTVSLHLLQLAFSERKCLASGKILYEGLEYCEERYSQDLSGTAFPLRAQTTNTRLLSCQTIEKFRPHPDRDDNMNEVASPDTSLSIFSWQVKAYGQGTPSSYIGVFDINRWYHAQMPDSLRTGESLQNCPYLAVWSLDPVVQMVSPHTLLDVAVHERSLSRGLPFTCPPPEQYFNPTTYNFDATCLLNTGVVHLTCSGHQKETLSFLKKAAPCSSDVISTSYSHCLTSGLLSSRLTDTQASSLSQEEQLDAILSTAVETSSLGLITGCIKQWTAEEQPGSALNLRYILDWAWNKVVQTKEELDGICAPLFDSSSNFTDPQTLQLLQHSQRLLSNLSAIFHCLLSEAQELTQKGLAGLMNKNMVSSLISKYAQVVLWFCRTGLLPEGSDEDALQISRPFYTHSVISNYYTMRREELNRLAKSKWCADCLMIDGLVGHCGERLTNLWKRDEGGTGHYPPPTLHALLDIYLLDNIDEAVKHAIVIYLLLDVMYSFPNKDGASVESFPTAFAIPTGLVKLVQGLWLLDHNDHQSSFELLLHPAAFQFYFEWQHERVLQALMCQGQQSVALRYFHVTKPPITSTSQAKLCLSVLLYNRCLIEAWCLLRQHSNRLNIVELLGFLYESCQELNLIKELLKLPLGLNEQECLEKFLQGTGGLQNRELLMVHYLQQANYIPALQLNHNLKVNLVNERDPKLKERFNTRNSILDQYGKVLPRVQRKLAMEKAKPYQHPHTIHREVSRPQPLSTITKRPANEKVMSRAGFINNVLAKIEEVWLGKEATPHSSPARITRAAEVQSSSPKSPAQTLPDPFLGTPISMTSKRKSRLIDLVVHPSCHTPRPLLSPPRPPSSWVSPKSISKAPELSLLQTPQVVKRARALAASGAVFSGFTPQSILRSSLRPTPVATPSASPGRSITPPLRSKESRITFIEDAEAPETEKAVRWTNGMAADSEISQLNRGSTTSKVAHKTWSSQPAVEEGDEEEQLPRVKFLPPEGGVSSPQLKCSESDSSFAHEVAAETSPSDAARVHLSLSFDTSQASIRSTDTTLEYYDAPLSEDHRGVHGHTGTDDDDDDVVTVNIKPVPEMEEPEENPDAANEQKLQLLSEDDEKEEEVGKKNRPEEAMESGSDLEANNQEKEQDQNIVSKSEQKDLSAVDQEESFHHEVGNQITRSSDSEVKSEDLPAKDEGLKVQPEATGSLELSIEEPKPAGEAETVLDLEQSTDLTEFVQQHLFGGDLSPPLSRSAIHNASLNQTSFNSEPLEEVEEEDQAAVEDPSMFATKTSASVTSSEPTGTDSHSVVSVNDSDDLSSPASEEEEEEEEEEEEEDDDDEEESDQEEDEEEEEDSGSEVEIIEEVQGNGTLPPLQPSSAFVQQEHAHFLSEQEAAEFSLITAGAEMKMVEDDMEGEVVMVRLGSDDRGMDPDEIVEQGSAFMELKSSTTLLVPVELVEGQSGLTHVAQMDLPELQPAVVADEQQSDSHSSFTLMLNMDEYEVKEATLPIENNVLSSDTSLQSHVENVLAKPDFISLDTDNMDTSVSEISQEEDVKEVENLDGNNVDGLREHELQTEDPAAKLEAEDAGELKYQQFMLLQDHQSASLSFSVPSTAEELLTAVNDKDSVAKTKSVEEIVEESKPVFAKEEQKPQGNGPVSTSTETEKDESAVERKVHDREASVETESDSEENAEEGSRRTKNKVEQVLISESHPDKQSVPQTPTSQRKKPPPTPTRRMTRGRTVTFISTLPEVADEPEEDENAKTSSLVPVSPSRTLRKGKQGKDTKAQNSPLRRSTRNAHPDPPKDEVDAMNDTSVASTSKTCSPVRRSQRATATRTSQRLLDGSKEKSAATEAETEGNDQQDETVNKKVARRTSSKTPTPSKRRMTQVNTPKRSSRKTVSSSEVESTPLKMVKENGPEESVAPSVKRNFRRTKFEALPSMEEEQEQPSSPERPTRQSSRVTLNLYPQSNRKARKETIPENIGGSEKLPAPEPNKNASQPSSRRTTRSKLWDHPVEDLPLLDSPLEVDSETPVADALIKRLQDEEEKQDGGATTTLARSRKRNTKLSVEQVSAQPAAPEPDEDEANPDEHSYVYSPSRPRRTRAHRAVSPGPSEEPAAPVTRSRSRVKDVDPQDKSPSEEDHIEVEKARSVSKARKTSKRTAKSRVVPESLPMAEVDLISPLPSPADPLPRALKRIKEGPAPALATSRNLRHKRVMDTVFKKPVTRRTKL is encoded by the exons ATGCATAACCTGACTGCCCAAGTCACCAGCAGCCTGCTGCCCTTCTCAGGAGTCACTGTCGATGCTCTGGGGGAGGATGAGATCAGCCTGGACTGTGTCCTTCAGGGCAAATTCACTCTCG GTCGTAGCGAGTTGGCTTGGCTGGCCTGTGGACCCCACCTGGAGGTTGTCCATGCAGTGACAGGAGAACGGCTGTCTGCGTACTGCTTTAGCGATGGAGGAGAGCACCCACCCAGAGTCCTCGCTGCCCGAGACTTCAGCTGGCTCAAACG gTCCGGGTTGTTGATTGGTTTGGAAGAAGCAGAAGGCAGTGTGTTGTGTCTTTATGACCTGGGACTGTCGAGGGTGGTTAAAGCTGTGGTTATCCCAGGCAGG ATCACAGCTATTGAGCCTCTGGTGAGTTATGGTGGAGCGAGCACTTCTACTCAGCACCTCCACCAGAGTTTGCGCTGGTTCTTTGGCGTTGCTACAGTAGTAACAGATCTCGGTCACGTTCTGCTTGTGGACCTCTGTCTCGATGATCTGTCCTGCAGCCAAAGTGAACAGGAGGCTTCAG ATCTGCAGGTAGTGACTAAGTCTCCTGCAGACATCCCCCGGCTGCGAGAGGTTAGCACCAGACAGGGCCGACATCTTTGCCTCCAGCTGCACGGGCCCGGCGGTGTCGGCGTCACGGCTCTGCAGTACATCTCCAGAACCAACCAGCTGGCTGTAGGGTTTTCTGATGGATATTTACATCTGTGGAACATGAAAACTCTGAAGAAGGA ATACTACTCACAGTTGGAGGGCGGCAGAGTGCCTGTGCACGCCTTCACCTTCCAGGAACCAGAGAATGACCCCAGGAACTGCTGCTACCTCTGGGCTGTTCAGTCTTCTCAGGACCT TGAGGGTGATACGGTCAGCCTTCACCTGCTTCAGCTGGCCTTTAGTGAAAGGAAATGTCTGGCTTCTGGGAAAATCCTTTATGAG GGTCTAGAGTACTGCGAGGAGCGTTACAGCCAGGATTTAAGTGGCACAGCTTTCCCTCTGAGAGCCCAGACCACAAACACTCGCCTGCTAAGTTGCCAGACCATCGAGAAATTCAGACCCCACCCTGACAGGGATGACAATATGAATGAAG TTGCATCCCCAGACACCAGTTTATCCATCTTCAGCTGGCAAGTCAAGGCTTACGGTCAGGGAACTCCTTCTTCATACATTGGGGTTTTTGACATCAACCGTTGGTACCATGCCCAAATGCCAGACTCTTTAAG AACTGGAGAGTCTCTTCAGAATTGTCCTTATTTGGCTGTTTGGTCTCTGGACCCAGTGGTGCAGATGGTTTCTCCCCACACCCTCCTCGACGTGGCTGTTCACGAGCGCAGCCTGAGCAGAGGTCTGCCCTTCACCTGCCCCCCACCAGAACAGTACTTTAATCCAACCACATACAACTTTG ATGCTACCTGCTTGCTCAACACTGGAGTTGTGCATTTAACCTGCTCTGGGCATCAAAAAGAG ACCTTAAGTTTTTTGAAGAAAGCTGCTCCTTGTTCGAGTGACGTCATCTCCACGAGCTACTCTCACTGCCTCACATCTGGCCTCCTCTCCTCCCGGCTGACCGACACTCAGGCCTCCAGCCTCTCTCAG GAAGAGCAGCTCGATGCCATCTTGTCAACAGCTGTTGAGACCAGTTCTTTGGGTTTGATCACCGGTTGTATCAAACAGTGGACTGCAGAAG AACAACCAGGTTCTGCACTGAACCTGCGGTACATCCTGGATTGGGCTTGGAACAAAGTAGTCCAGACCAAGGAGGAACTGGATGGcatct GTGCTCCGCTGTTTGACAGCTCCTCCAACTTCACAGACCCTCAgacgctgcagctgctgcagcacagtCAGAGGCTCCTCAGTAACCTCAGCGCCATCTTCCACTGCCTGCTCAGTGAAGCTCAGGAGCTCACACAGAAAG GTCTGGCAGGTCTGATGAACAAGAACATGGTGTCCAGTCTGATTTCCAAGTACGCTCAGgtggttctgtggttctgcCGCACAGGCTTACTCCCAGAGGGGTCAG atGAAGATGCTCTCCAGATTTCCAGGCCTTTCTACACACACTCAGTCATCAGCAACTATTACACCATGCGCAGAGAAGAGTTGAACAGGTTGGCCAA GAGTAAGTGGTGTGCAGACTGCCTCATGATTGACGGCTTGGTTGGTCATTGTGGTGAACGCTTGACCAATCTATGGAAAAGGGACGAGGGTGGAACAGGACATTACCCACCACCTACATTGCAT GCTTTGCTCGACATCTATCTACTGGACAACATCGATGAAGCTGTCAAACATGCGATT GTGATTTACCTGCTGCTGGATGTCATGTACTCCTTCCCTAATAAAGACGGAGCATCAGTGGAGTCTTTCCCCACAGCTTTTGCCATCCCTACTGGACTGGTCAAATTAGTGCAAGGCCTCTGGCTGCTGGATCATAATGACCATCAG AGTTCTTTCGAGCTGCTCTTGCATCCAGctgcttttcagttttattttgagtggCAGCATGAGCGTGTCCTACAGGCTCTGATGTGCCAGGGGCAGCAGTCGGTGGCGCTTCGGTACTTTCATGTTACGAAGCCCCCGATTACCTCCACCTCCCAGGCCAagctttgtctgtctgtgctgcTATACAACAG GTGTCTTATTGAGGCGTGGTGCTTACTTCGGCAGCACTCTAATCGTCTGAACATTGTGGAGCTGCTGGGCTTCCTGTATGAAAGCTGCCAGGAGCTGAACCTCATCAAAGAGCTGCTCAAACTGCCCCTGGGCCTCAATGAACAG gaATGTTTAGAGAAGTTTCTTCAAGGTACTGGAGGTCTGCAAAACCGAGAACTTCTAATGGTTCATTACCTTCAGCAAGCCAACTACATTCCTGCTCTGCAGCTCAACCACAACCTCAAAGTGAACCTGGTG AATGAGCGAGACCCGAAGCTTAAAGAACGATTCAACACCAGAAACTCTATATTGGATCAGTACGGGAAGGTTTTGCCCAGAGTGCAGAGAAAACTGGCAATGGAGAAAGCCAAGCCCTACCAGCATCCCCACACCATCCACAGAGAGG TTTCTCGGCCCCAGCCACTGTCGACCATCACAAAGCGCCCTGCCAACGAGAAGGTGATGTCCAGAGCTGGATTCATCAACAATGTCCTCGCCAAGATCGAGGAAGTGTGGTTGGGCAAAGAAGCCACACCGCATTCTTCGCCAGCCAGGAT CACAAGGGCAGCTGAAGTTCAGAGCTCCAGTCCTAAGAGCCCCGCCCAGACTTTACCTGATCCCTTCCTTGGAACTCCGATCAGCATGACGTCCAAACGAAAGTCAAG GCTGATTGATCTGGTGGTCCATCCCTCCTGTCACACTCCTCGCCCTCTTCTCAGCCCCCCCAGGCCTCCCAGCTCTTGGGTTTCTCCAAAAAGCATCAGCAAAGCGCCTGAACTCAGTTTGCTACAAACACCGCAGGTTGTCAAA CGAGCTCGGGCCCTGGCTGCTTCTGGCGCCGTCTTTTCAGGTTTCACTCCTCAGTCCATTCTTCGCAGCAGCCTGAGACCCACACCTGTTGCCACGCCTTCTGCCTCTCCAGGACGCTCCATCACCCCCCCACTCCGCAGCAAGGAGAGCAGGATCACCTTTATTGAAGACGCAGAGGCCCCTGAAACGGAAAAGGCGGTACGATGGACTAACGGG atggcagcagacAGTGAGATAAGCCAGCTGAACAGAGGCTCCACAACGTCCAAAGTTGCACATAAGACTTGGTCTTCACAGCCAGCTGTAGAAGAAGGAGACGAGGAAGAGCAACTTCCTCGGGTAAAATTCTTGCCTCCAGAAGGTGGAGTTTCATCACCACAGCTTAAATGCTCCGAGAGTGACTCATCCTTTGCCCATGAAGTGGCTGCAGAAACAAGCCCATCAGATGCAGCACGGGTGCATCTCAGTCTGAGCTTTGACACCAGCCAGGCATCTATTCGGTCAACAGACACAACTCTGGAGTACTACGATGCCCCTCTCTCAGAAGATCACAGAGGAGTGCACGGACACACAGGTACAGACGACGACGACGATGATGTGGTGACAGTGAACATCAAGCCTGTGCCTGAAATGGAAGAGCCAGAAGAAAATCCTGATGCAGCCAATGAACAAaagcttcagcttctttcagAGGATGATGAAAAGGAAGAAGAGGTAGGTAAGAAAAACAGACCTGAGGAAGCGATGGAGAGCGGTTCTGATCTGGAGGCAAACAATCAAGAAAAGGAACAAGATCAGAATATTGTATCAAAGAGTGAACAAAAAGATCTTTCAGCTGTTGACCAAGAAGAGTCATTTCACCATGAAG TTGGTAACCAGATAACTAGGAGCTCAGACTCTGAGGTCAAATCTGAAGACCTTCCAGCAAAAGATGAAGGATTGAAAGTCCAGCCGGAGGCCACTGGATCGCTCGAGTTGAGTATCGAGGAGCCTAAACcagctggagaagctgaaactgttcTGGATCTGGAGCAATcaacag atCTGACAGAGTTTGTCCAGCAGCACCTGTTTGGTGGTGATCTGTCTCCTCCACTCAGCCGCTCAGCGATCCACAATGCATCCCTGAACCAGACTTCCTTCAACAG TGAGCCATTAGAGGAGGTTGAAGAGGAGGACCAGGCCGCTGTTGAAGATCCGTCCATGTTTGCCACCAAAACGTCTGCTTCTGTGACGTCCTCTGAGCCAACGGGTACCGACTCCCACT CTGTTGTGAGTGTCAATGATAGTGACGATCTGTCAAGTCCTGcgtctgaggaggaggaggaggaggaggaggaggaggaagaagaagatgatgatgatgaagaagagtCTGATCaggaagaggatgaggaggaagaggaggactcTGGCAGTGAGGTGGAGATCATTGAGGAAGTCCAGGGTAATGGGACGCTGCCTCCCCTCCAACCAAGTTCAGCCTTTGTACAGCAGGAACACGCACACTTCCTGTCGGAGCAGGAAGCAGCTGAGTTCTCTCTGATCACAGCCGGTGCAGAGATGAAG ATGGTAGAAGACGACATGGAGGGCGAGGTGGTGATGGTCAGACTCGGTTCAGATGACAGAGGCATGGATCCAGATGAGATTGTCGAGCAGGGATCGGCGTTCATGGAGCTCAAATCTTCCACCACTCTTCTGGTGCCCGTGGAGCTTGTGGAAGGGCAGTCTGGCCTGACGCACGTTGCTCAGATGGATCTTCCTGAGCTTCAGCCAGCTGTTGTGGCAGATGAGCAGCAGTCCGACTCTCACAGCAGCTTCACTCTGATGCTGAATATGGATGAGTACGAGGTTAAAGAGGCGACCCTGCCAATTGAGAACAATGTACTGTCGTCTGACACGTCCCTCCAGTCTcatgtggaaaatgttttggCCAAACCTGACTTTATTTCCTTGGACACAGACAACATGGACACTTCGGTGTCTGAAATTTCACAAGAGGAAGACGTGAAAGAGGTGGAGAACTTGGATGGAAATAATGTTGATGGATTGAGAGAGCATGAGCTCCAAACTGAAGATCCTGCAGCCAAGCTGGAGGCAGAAGATGCTGGAGAACTGAAATATCAACAGTTTATGTTGCTTCAAGATCACCAATCTGCttctctttcattttctgtgccATCTACAGCTGAGGAGCTTCTTACAGCTGTGAACGACAAAGACTCTGTGGCAAAAACGAAGTCTGTTGAGGAAATTGTTGAGGAGAGTAAACCAGTATTTGCTAAAGAAGAGCAGAAACCTCAGGGGAATGGGCCTGTTAGTACCagcacagaaactgaaaaagatGAGTCTGCTGTAGAGAGGAAGGTGCACGACCGTGAAGCATCAGTGGAGACAGAATCTGACTCAGAGGAGAATGCAGAAGAAGGATCAAGGAGAACGAAGAATAAAGTGGAGCAAGTTTTAATCTCAGAAAGCCATCCAGACAAACAGTCGGTACCACAGACCCCCACCTCCCAGAGAAAGAAACCACCTCCCACTCCAACACGGAGGATGACGAGAGGGAGGACCGTTACCTTCATCTCCACACTACCTGAGGTAGCAGATGAGCCGGAGGAGGACGAGAATGCCAAAACAAGCAGTCTGGTTCCTGTCTCACCTAGTCGCACCTTAAGGAAAGGTAAGCAGGGTAAAGACACCAAAGCCCAAAACAGCCCACTTCGAAGAAGTACCCGCAACGCTCATCCAGATCCTCCGAAAGACGAGGTTGATGCAATGAATGATACCTCGGTTGCCTCAACCTCCAAGACCTGTTCTCCAGTTCGGCGTTCACAGAGAGCCACTGCAACACGAACGAGCCAGAGGCTGCTGGACGGCAGCAAGGAGAAGTCTGCAGCCACAGAGGCTGAAACGGAAGGGAACGACCAACAGGATGAGACCGTGAATAAAAAGGTTGCTCGAAGAACAAGCTCCAAGACTCCAACCCCTTCCAAACGCAGGATGACTCAGGTAAACACTCCCAAGAGATCAAGCCGAAAGACGGTGAGCAGCAGTGAGGTGGAGTCGACGCCGCTGAAAATGGTCAAAGAGAACGGACCAGAGGAGTCTGTCGCCCCGTCTGTGAAACGGAACTTCAGGAGGACGAAATTTGAGGCACTTCCGTCCATGGAAGAGGAGCAAGAGCAACCTTCGAGTCCTGAGAGGCCAACTCGACAGTCCAGCCGGGTTACCCTAAATCTGTATCCTCAA AGCAACAGGAAGGCGAGAAAAGAAACCATTCCAGAAAACATTGGAGGAAGTGAAAAACTCCCCGCGCCCGAGCCTAACAAGAACGCTAGTCAGCCAAGTTCCCGTCGCACAACTAGAAGCAAACTTTGGGATCACCCTGTCGAAGATCTCCCCTTGCTGGACTCGCCGCTGGAGGTGGATTCTGAAACCCCCGTGGCGGACGCCCTCATCAAGAGGCTCCAGGATGAGGAAGAGAAACAGGACG GTGGCGCCACAACAACGCTGGCGAGAAGCAGGAAGAGGAATACGAAGTTATCAGTGGAGCAGGTTTCAGCTCAGCCTGCCGCTCCCGAACCTGACGAAGACGAGGCCAATCCAGACGAGCACTCGTACGTCTACTCGCCCTCGCGACCACGGCGAACAAGAG CTCACAGAGCCGTGTCTCCTGGCCCCAGTGAGGAGCCAGCAGCTCCCGTCACACGCAGCAGGTCCAGGGTGAAAGATGTTGACCCTCAG GATAAAAGTCCTTCAGAAGAGGATCACATAGAAGTGGAGAAAGCAAGAAGTGTTTCCAAAgccagaaaaacaagcaaacgaACAGCAAA ATCCAGAGTTGTTCCCGAGTCGCTGCCCATGGCGGAGGTGGACCTGATCTCCCCTCTGCCCAGTCCGGCCGATCCGCTCCCACGAGCTCTGAAGAGAATCAAAGAAGGCCCGGCCCCGGCCCTGGCCACCAGCAGGAACCTTCGACACAAACGCGTTATGGACACGGTTTTTAAAAAGCCCGTCACCCGGAGAACAAAACTGTAA